Proteins co-encoded in one Streptomyces roseochromogenus subsp. oscitans DS 12.976 genomic window:
- a CDS encoding Hsp70 family protein — MAVYGIDLGTTYSCIARIDDVGRPTVLRNIEGADTTPSVVYFESADSVVVGQSAKDATVLDPDHVVQLIKRDMGDVVPREFHGRTYTPEEISARILRKLVDDAKATAGEEARDVVISVPAYFGLAERDATRKAGEIAGLRVLDVVAEPIAAALDYGALEGDEERGDRAVLVYDLGGGTFDTTVLTLRGRELTVLCTDGAKELGGSDFDDRIVAHLVERFRERFPDADDPLSDPQSETQLRKDAEEAKKALSFRERYTVRVMHQGRVEAVELTRGLIEELTRDLLDRTVDITRRTVELAAERGVPSFDDVLLVGGATKMPAVAAALRTQFGFEPRLHNPDLAVARGAAFYALDRAAYMVSSGELSDEQAPDVPETGLTHRPYEISTVASRGYGIRVTDIDTGREYVTHLVHANDGLPASVTDDFFTLRDGQRQVRIQVMEQAGAVESEELAHNTAVAQGTLKIPPGKPARWPFQCVFTLDASGLLTVVATERESGEQIEISIQIGGLSQEAVDEARVAMSRQRIG; from the coding sequence ATGGCCGTGTACGGCATCGACCTTGGAACCACCTACTCCTGCATCGCACGGATCGACGACGTCGGCAGACCGACCGTGCTGCGCAACATCGAAGGGGCGGACACCACGCCCTCCGTCGTCTACTTCGAGAGCGCCGACAGCGTCGTCGTGGGCCAGAGCGCCAAGGACGCCACCGTCCTCGACCCCGACCACGTCGTACAGCTCATCAAGCGGGACATGGGTGATGTGGTGCCGCGCGAGTTCCACGGCCGCACCTACACACCCGAGGAGATCTCCGCTCGCATCCTGCGCAAACTCGTCGACGACGCGAAGGCCACCGCCGGCGAAGAGGCACGCGACGTCGTGATCAGCGTGCCCGCCTACTTCGGGCTCGCGGAGCGGGACGCCACCCGCAAGGCCGGCGAGATCGCCGGCCTGCGCGTCCTGGACGTGGTTGCCGAGCCCATCGCGGCCGCACTCGATTACGGGGCCCTGGAAGGAGACGAGGAGCGCGGGGACCGGGCCGTGCTCGTGTACGACCTGGGCGGTGGCACCTTCGACACCACCGTGCTCACCCTGCGCGGACGCGAGCTGACCGTGCTGTGCACGGACGGTGCGAAGGAGCTGGGCGGCAGCGACTTCGACGACCGTATCGTGGCGCACTTGGTGGAGCGGTTCCGCGAGCGCTTCCCGGATGCCGACGACCCGCTGTCCGACCCCCAGTCCGAGACACAGCTGCGCAAGGACGCCGAGGAGGCGAAGAAGGCGCTGTCCTTCCGCGAGCGCTACACCGTCCGCGTCATGCACCAGGGCAGGGTCGAAGCGGTGGAGCTGACCCGGGGCCTGATCGAGGAGTTGACCCGCGACCTGCTCGACCGCACCGTCGACATCACCCGCCGCACCGTCGAACTGGCCGCCGAGCGGGGAGTGCCGTCATTCGACGATGTGCTGCTCGTCGGTGGCGCCACCAAGATGCCCGCCGTCGCCGCCGCCCTGCGCACCCAGTTCGGCTTCGAGCCCAGGCTGCACAACCCCGACCTCGCGGTGGCCCGCGGCGCCGCGTTCTACGCCCTCGACAGGGCCGCGTACATGGTCTCCAGCGGCGAACTCTCCGACGAGCAGGCACCGGACGTACCGGAGACCGGCCTCACTCACCGCCCCTACGAGATCTCCACCGTCGCCTCGCGCGGTTACGGCATCAGGGTCACGGACATCGACACCGGCCGGGAGTACGTGACCCACCTCGTGCACGCCAACGACGGCCTCCCGGCGTCGGTGACCGACGACTTCTTCACCCTTCGCGACGGCCAGCGGCAGGTCCGGATCCAGGTGATGGAACAGGCAGGCGCGGTGGAGTCGGAGGAGCTGGCACACAACACCGCTGTCGCGCAGGGGACGCTGAAGATCCCACCCGGCAAACCCGCGCGCTGGCCCTTCCAGTGCGTGTTCACACTCGACGCCTCCGGGCTCCTCACCGTCGTCGCCACGGAGCGGGAGTCCGGCGAGCAGATCGAGATCTCCATCCAGATCGGAGGCCTGTCACAGGAGGCGGTCGACGAGGCGCGGGTCGCGATGAGCCGCCAGCGGATCGGCTGA
- a CDS encoding nucleotide exchange factor GrpE gives MSEPVEPCALASEFTAALARQQQLAERREEVVTRLHDEVERLRRGEMETALDLVRHSLIRLHDQILRQAEHVTAPLGVDELRDLLTALADEAADTVARTGVERYVPRPGEEFDMVLHRPVGRVAAEGPETDRTVARVVAAGFVQGERVVRKADVVVSRWEPDTP, from the coding sequence GTGTCGGAACCAGTCGAACCCTGCGCGCTCGCAAGCGAGTTCACCGCGGCGCTCGCTCGTCAGCAACAGCTCGCCGAGCGCCGCGAGGAGGTCGTGACAAGGCTGCACGACGAGGTCGAGCGGCTGCGCCGGGGCGAGATGGAAACGGCGCTCGATCTCGTGCGCCACTCCCTGATCCGGCTCCACGACCAGATCCTGCGCCAGGCCGAACACGTCACCGCCCCGCTCGGCGTCGACGAGTTGCGTGACCTGCTGACCGCGCTGGCCGACGAAGCGGCGGACACCGTGGCCAGGACCGGCGTGGAGCGGTACGTCCCCAGGCCCGGCGAGGAATTCGACATGGTGTTGCACCGTCCGGTGGGCCGTGTCGCCGCCGAAGGTCCTGAGACGGACCGGACGGTGGCGCGCGTCGTGGCGGCCGGATTCGTTCAGGGGGAACGGGTCGTGCGCAAGGCTGACGTGGTGGTTTCCCGGTGGGAACCGGATACCCCGTGA
- a CDS encoding glucose 1-dehydrogenase, with translation MTDLQGRTVLITGGAQGLGAEAGRVAVEAGARVVLTDVLEDEGRLTVEKLGEAARFVRHDVTSEQDWRRVVAFAVAEFGGVDGLVNNAGVSGGSHLLEEQSVDEFRRVIDTNLTGVFLGMRTVIPLMRERGGGSIVNVSSAAGLMGLAMTAGYGAAKWGVRGLTKVGAVELGTARIRVNSVHPGMIYTPMTARVGIERGEGKYPNTPMGRVGEAPEIAEAVAFLLSDAASYITGAELAVDGGWTTGPTVPRLLGR, from the coding sequence ATGACGGATCTTCAGGGCAGGACGGTGCTCATCACCGGTGGGGCGCAGGGGCTCGGTGCGGAGGCCGGCCGGGTGGCCGTCGAAGCCGGCGCCCGGGTGGTGCTCACCGATGTGCTGGAGGACGAAGGCCGGCTCACCGTCGAGAAGCTCGGGGAAGCCGCCCGGTTCGTCCGGCACGACGTCACCTCCGAGCAGGACTGGCGACGGGTGGTGGCCTTCGCCGTCGCCGAGTTCGGCGGAGTCGACGGGCTGGTCAACAACGCGGGCGTCTCAGGCGGTTCCCACCTGCTCGAAGAGCAGTCTGTCGACGAATTCCGCCGGGTGATCGACACCAACCTCACCGGTGTCTTCCTCGGCATGCGGACCGTGATCCCGCTGATGAGGGAGCGCGGCGGTGGCTCGATCGTCAATGTCTCCTCGGCGGCGGGCCTGATGGGTCTGGCCATGACCGCCGGGTACGGGGCGGCCAAGTGGGGAGTGCGCGGGCTCACCAAGGTCGGTGCGGTGGAGCTGGGCACGGCGAGGATCCGCGTCAACTCCGTGCATCCGGGCATGATCTATACCCCGATGACCGCCCGCGTCGGCATCGAGCGGGGCGAGGGCAAGTACCCGAACACGCCCATGGGCCGGGTCGGCGAGGCCCCGGAGATCGCGGAAGCGGTCGCCTTTCTGCTCTCGGACGCCGCCTCGTACATCACCGGCGCCGAGCTGGCCGTCGACGGCGGATGGACCACCGGCCCGACGGTCCCGCGGCTCCTCGGCCGCTGA
- a CDS encoding LLM class flavin-dependent oxidoreductase — MKFSMIFEAQIADPTPEHERRILHDCVEQAVLAEEMGFDRIWAVEHHALTQYAHMSASEVFLTWVAAKTSRIRIGHGVVTMPFGYQHPVRVAERAAMLDVLSGGRVDIGAGRGATKQEMSMYGVRSEDTYPQMEEALRIFSNAWRKEQFEWHGSIDIGPGAVLPRPVQDPHPPLFMACSKHDTLKLAAELGVGALVLGFAGADDVRDMRKIYDESIATRSDDRFVSTEVNNHFSALCPTIVLDDAETAYRIGTRGQRFFAESIAHWYGNGPAPTGYGEDVEAAAHVAALERDREVLVAKLHEADIPVRPADTGQFNAKHAYGTAETAIAYVEQLRQIGVDEVMCLIQMGTVPQEACMETIRQWGEKVIPHFRALEKEGE, encoded by the coding sequence GTGAAGTTTTCAATGATCTTCGAGGCGCAGATCGCCGACCCGACCCCCGAGCACGAGCGCCGAATACTCCACGACTGCGTCGAACAGGCTGTCCTCGCCGAGGAGATGGGATTCGACCGGATCTGGGCAGTGGAGCACCACGCGCTGACCCAGTACGCGCACATGAGCGCCTCGGAGGTCTTCCTCACCTGGGTGGCGGCGAAGACCTCCCGCATCCGCATCGGCCATGGCGTGGTCACCATGCCCTTCGGCTACCAACACCCCGTCCGGGTCGCCGAACGCGCCGCCATGCTCGACGTGTTGTCCGGCGGCCGCGTCGACATCGGGGCCGGCCGCGGCGCCACCAAACAGGAGATGTCCATGTACGGGGTCCGGTCCGAGGACACCTACCCGCAGATGGAGGAGGCGCTGCGGATCTTCAGCAACGCCTGGCGCAAGGAGCAGTTCGAGTGGCACGGTTCGATCGACATCGGTCCGGGCGCGGTGCTGCCCCGCCCGGTCCAGGACCCGCACCCGCCCCTGTTCATGGCCTGCAGCAAGCACGACACCCTCAAGCTCGCCGCCGAACTGGGCGTCGGCGCCCTGGTGCTGGGCTTCGCCGGGGCCGATGACGTGCGTGACATGCGCAAGATCTACGACGAGTCCATCGCCACCCGAAGCGACGACCGGTTCGTCTCCACCGAGGTCAACAACCACTTCTCCGCCCTGTGCCCGACGATCGTGCTGGACGACGCCGAGACGGCGTACCGGATCGGCACCCGCGGACAGCGGTTCTTCGCCGAGTCCATCGCCCACTGGTACGGCAACGGGCCCGCTCCCACCGGGTACGGCGAAGACGTCGAGGCAGCAGCTCACGTGGCCGCCCTGGAGCGGGACCGCGAGGTCCTGGTCGCCAAGCTGCACGAGGCGGACATCCCTGTGCGGCCGGCCGACACCGGACAGTTCAACGCCAAGCACGCCTACGGCACCGCCGAGACCGCCATCGCCTATGTCGAGCAGCTGCGCCAGATCGGCGTCGACGAGGTCATGTGCCTGATCCAGATGGGCACCGTGCCGCAGGAAGCCTGCATGGAGACCATCCGGCAGTGGGGCGAGAAGGTCATCCCCCACTTCCGGGCCCTCGAGAAGGAAGGCGAGTGA